In Rhopalosiphum padi isolate XX-2018 chromosome 3, ASM2088224v1, whole genome shotgun sequence, the genomic stretch CTGAAGGACatattcacatttattttttgattcatACTCTTTTAACCAGTTGTTAAATTctagattttaatgaattatatattattaaaaatgattaaaagcatatttttattaactaaaccATTATACATACCAGAGACATttgaaaagttaataatttctttttcaatACATATTCCATGTTGatcattttaatgattaattaataatacttttttagaaaatgttaaattagaaCAAGTAATACATTTAgatgatttttgttttacttcatttattatattatgtttatttttcaaatgcctTGTAAGTGTAAACTTAGTAGAAAATTGACTTTTGCAAGTATCACAATTAAATTCCATTAttctttattgtatttaaaacactGGTTCCCAAACTGGGGGGCGCGCCCCCCTTGGGGGGCGTGTACACATTGCTGGGGAGGCGCAAGCAGTTTTTACGaaagacaatttttattgattacattttttttattttaaaacgtagaGAAATAAAATTAGTAGACTGGTTCTCTTTATCGGTTCTCGGGTATCAATAATGGATAAccgataataactataaatagttttatgctACGTTATCTGTAAATTAATCGGAACGATAAAAGGATGTTAGGGAAAAGCTATTAGATTAGTTTAAACTCGATTTAGTTTCGTTTTGCAGTCGCATACTGCACGTAGTATCGTAGTACGTAGTCGTCGCGAGTGTACATACGTAAAAATAATGGCTCCACAGAAAATAAGATTGTATAACGACGATTATATAAAGTTTGGTTTCACGTTCATTCAAAAGGATGGTATCCAAATGCCACAGTGTGTTATTTGTCACGTTGTGTTAAGTAACGATGCTCTCCGACCAAGTCGACTAGAACGACATTTAACCACAGCTCATCCGATGCTAAAAGAAAAACCTAAAGAGTTTTTTGttgctaaaaaaaattctttaaataaaattaaacttgacAGAACCGGAGAATTTCAAcagaataatgaaaaaattattgaagcTTCATATCACATCGCCTTTATGGTGGCTCAGCAAAAGAAACCACATACATTGGGTGAAACATTAATTAAGCCTAGCATACTTAAAGCCGTTGAAATAGTACTTGGTGAAGAAAGTAAAAGGAAAGTTTCTCAAATATCTCTTTCAGACAATACAATCAAACGACGCATTGATGAATTAGCTTTGGACATACAAAATCAGttgattcataaattaaaaaattccgtATTCTTTGCAATTCAGTGTGATGAATCAACTGATGTGGCCAATTGTTGTCAGCTATTAGTTTACTGccgttttataaatgaaaagacTATTGCAGAAGAGCTTATGTTTTCCCAGGCCTTAAGTTCTACCTCAAAAGGCAGTGACGTTTTGTCTGCcatcgatatattttttgatcagAATGGCCTCTCATGGAAAAATGTTGTAGGTGTATGTACAGACGGTGCCCCTGCTATGCTAGGATCACGATCGGGTTTTGTGAAGCTTGCAAAAGATAAAAATCCATCAATAATTGGTTCTCATTGTGTAATACACCGCCAAGCCTTAGCTGCAAAAACGCTgccatttgaaattaaaaatgtactagaagtatgtataaaaattgttaataccaTCAAAAGTAGTGCTCTTAATTCACGTCTTTTTAAGATTCTTTGTTCTGAGCTATCAGCCCAACATTCTGTTTTATTATTCCATACCGAGGTTCGTTGGTTATCCAAAGGAAATATGCTTGAGCGTTTGTACGAATTAAAGTCTGAAGTCGAAATAATGCTTTTACAATTAGGAAAAGACGATCTTCGGGAAAATTTTACTGATGAAAATTTCACATTCTACTTCGCATATCTAGCAGATTTTTTTGAGACTATTAATAACCTAAATCTCAAATTACAAGGGAggaatataaacgtaataatcgCGAACGATACTATCAACTCATTTCTAGAAAAGATACAACTGTGGAAACGCCGAGTAAACAAAGAGACTCCTAATTTTTCGTCTTTCCGTCGACTGAACGAACTTCTCTCTGATGAAGAAGAACCATTTTGTCCTACTGGATTGAAAGATATAGTGATTAAACATCTCGACAGTTTGACTGATGAATTCACTCgatattttccaaatttttcGAACAAAAGTTGGCAATATATGTTAACAAGTTCTCCATTCAGTACTAACGTAGACACATTGCCAGATATAATTCAAGAACAGGCAATCGAGCTGAAGAACGATTCACGGGCGAAAATTGATTTTAACAGTGGTAGCTCTTTGGAAGAATTTTGGGTAAAATACCAACCTATTTATCCTGAAATTTCAAATGAAGCTTTAAAAGTCCTTGTACAATTTTCATCTACATATTTGTGCGAATCTGGGTTCTCCAGCATGgcagttataaaaaacaaacatagaAATCGTTTAGATGTCGCATCTGACTTAAGGTGTTCATTATCAAATATTGAGCCGAACATAAAAAAACTGTCCAAGGAAAAGTGTTGTCagcattaacattatttattaatttcattatgtatttttttatttaccattattattattattattattattattattattaacatctaatttcattatgtatttttttatttaccattattattattattattaacatcaataaaaaagtagtcattctgaataatttaaagtttatttttaaagaacacaaaaaaatatgatcaattttttttcaatttaaaaaagggGGGGCGcgagatttttgaaaatatataaagggGGCGTAGAATAGAATAGCTTGGGAACcactgatttaaaataattaaatgcaaattttatgttaaaacaaaaaatcattACACTTTATATCTGTCATTGACAGCAATAACTATCTAATATGCTGAGATggcttttaataatgtttatttatatctacattTTACCCAATTACCTATTTGAACATGTCATAAACTAGactttatcaaaatttattacCAAAAGGCTATTtactaaatgttttattgagTATTAACAATACACAGTATTGTAatagatacttttaaaattgtatttaattatagataccGAGATACAAGTACATCCATTCAGaaagcatttaaaatacatatcaaatacttaaaaaaaatatatttaagaacaaatataaatactttattttttacttttctacTAGTTAGCTTTCCAAATTAATgttgtaataactaatttaaaattgtcatgttacattcattttaatattaggtagtaggttgttaatgaaatataaataagaggataaaaaaatatcattcccAAAAAATTTTGTTGattgtaagtatatttatattttataataatcacattcacaaataaacaataaaccagCAATAGGAGACAAgagttttcaatatttataaatggaaaatataaataaaatagacaaatagtataataattttcaaaataaaaaatatgtgacaACTGACGAATAATTCGTTTATCAATAgtatttgtataaaagtatttgatttttcaagtataaatacctcctaaatagtatttaaaatactttacaagactgatattacaattttaaaaattcaatattatctaatatctatataaattacattatcttaatagtaaatacttaaCTACAATCGACATAAAGTAACCAAAATACAATGGGCTCAGTACCTCACCGTTTATTATGTTCATGGCATGTAGATAGAGCTTGGAGACAAAACATTTGCAAGATAACTGGACCTACACGCAAAGAAAAACAaggaattatatataaaactctAAAAGTTCTTCAATCAATGTGTgatgaaaatgaatttaataatgctTTAAAAGAATTTAACCTTGAGCTAATGAATGATCCAGACACTAGAGACTTTGGCATATATTTTGATCGCATGTATGGCAATAGAGTTGGTTTGTGGGCATATTGCCATCGAAAAGGTCtaggtataaattgtaatatgcatCTAGAATCTAtgcacaaaacaataaaatatcattatttaaatggttGCAAAGTTGGGCGGTTAGATAAAAGTATAACAACTATTAGAAGATATACCCGTGATAAAAAAGTTgaaagaattataaaattaactaaggGAAAAACAAGTACAAGGATtcaggaaataaaaaaaagacacaATAAAAGTACATTACTTGAACTTACAATCAATCTGGATAGTGAGAATAACTGGAGTGTTGAAAGTGAATTTACACCAAgtcagttttataaaataaaaaaaaataatgatgatgtaTGTTGTCCAATGATATGTTCTATTTGTAAGTTGTGTGTTCACACATTTCAATGTTCTTGTCCTGATTACCAAATCAAGTCTATGATATGTAAGCACATACATTATGTTGCTCTGAAGACAATGTCAACAGAAAATTCTGAAGATattgctattttatttaatataacactcACCGTCGATTATCGCTG encodes the following:
- the LOC132927796 gene encoding SCAN domain-containing protein 3-like produces the protein MAPQKIRLYNDDYIKFGFTFIQKDGIQMPQCVICHVVLSNDALRPSRLERHLTTAHPMLKEKPKEFFVAKKNSLNKIKLDRTGEFQQNNEKIIEASYHIAFMVAQQKKPHTLGETLIKPSILKAVEIVLGEESKRKVSQISLSDNTIKRRIDELALDIQNQLIHKLKNSVFFAIQCDESTDVANCCQLLVYCRFINEKTIAEELMFSQALSSTSKGSDVLSAIDIFFDQNGLSWKNVVGVCTDGAPAMLGSRSGFVKLAKDKNPSIIGSHCVIHRQALAAKTLPFEIKNVLEVCIKIVNTIKSSALNSRLFKILCSELSAQHSVLLFHTEVRWLSKGNMLERLYELKSEVEIMLLQLGKDDLRENFTDENFTFYFAYLADFFETINNLNLKLQGRNINVIIANDTINSFLEKIQLWKRRVNKETPNFSSFRRLNELLSDEEEPFCPTGLKDIVIKHLDSLTDEFTRYFPNFSNKSWQYMLTSSPFSTNVDTLPDIIQEQAIELKNDSRAKIDFNSGSSLEEFWVKYQPIYPEISNEALKVLVQFSSTYLCESGFSSMAVIKNKHRNRLDVASDLRCSLSNIEPNIKKLSKEKCCQH